A single window of Aspergillus oryzae RIB40 DNA, chromosome 8 DNA harbors:
- a CDS encoding uncharacterized protein (predicted protein): MYTTYRAFLVAEAFTCQEPCFLESEEWRTMNREALLAEERDGKGSRLGEITENAFEEVLLCPGYLVRTRDMIAGNASESSRESLTAEIRCSRDLLRGLQRRLAALLELQMNTQLVQKRSPLDGSIPKQFVHTIAHRSLRARHLDQVAGSVHGYVDQDPTSYFLTE; encoded by the exons ATGTACACCACGTACCGGGCGTTTCTGGTAGCGGAAGCCTTCACTTGCCAGGAGCCGTGCTTTTTGGAAAGCGAGGAGTGGCGGACGATGAATCGGGAGGCGTTACTGGCGGAGGAACGCGACGGGAAGGGCAGCCGACTGGGTGAGATCACCGAGAATGCGTTCGAGGAGGTGTTACTCTGTCCGGGGTACCTGGTGCGCACCCGTGATATGATTGCTGGGAACGCATCCGAATCGTCGAGGGAGTCCCTCACCGCGGAGATTCGTTGCAGTCGAGACCTCTTGCGGGGTTTGCAACGGCGGTTGGCTGCGCTGTTGGAGCTTCAGATGAACACTCAGCTGGTGCAGAAGAGAAGTCCTCTGGATGGGTCTATCCCGAAGCAGTTCGTGCACACCATTGCGCATCGATCGTTGCGAG CTCGTCATTTGGACCAGGTCGCCGGCTCTGTGCATGGTTATGTCGACCAGGATCCGACTTCTTATTTTCTCACCGAGTGA